One window of Papaver somniferum cultivar HN1 chromosome 9, ASM357369v1, whole genome shotgun sequence genomic DNA carries:
- the LOC113313640 gene encoding ACT domain-containing protein ACR12-like, whose protein sequence is MAITNTFCSSFIIPRSRVTDFGSISKISLFTTTASQIHHRIGFGDQFGFMSSTNKCILRASIDSVESKFSKSEQDGESVPVPIVLIDQDSDSDATLVQVSFGDRLGALIDTMKALKDLGLDVTKGTVTTVESVIETKFFITRMGRKVEDPDMLETIRLTIINNLLKYHPESSERLAMGEAFGIKAPEKKLDVDIATHIHITDDGPKRSMLYIETADRPGLLMEIIKIMGDCNVYVESAEIDTEGLVAKDKFHVSYSGAALNDSLSQVLINCLRYYLRRPETDEDSY, encoded by the exons ATGGCAATCACAAATACTTTCTGTTCTTCTTTCATTATCCCCCGATCTAGGGTTACTGATTTTGGTTCAATTTCAAAAATATCACTGTTTACTACTACTGCTAGTCAGATTCATCATCGGATTGGATTTGgtgatcaatttggtttcatgtCATCTACAAACAA GTGCATTTTGCGAGCTTCAATTGATTCAGTAGAATCAAAATTTTCG AAGTCAGAGCAGGATGGTGAATCTGTTCCAGTGCCAATAGTTTTGATAGATCAAGATTCAGATTCTGACGCAACACTTGTACAAGTTAGCTTTGGAGATCGTCTTGGAGCTCTTATCGACACG ATGAAGGCCCTTAAAGATTTAGGGCTGGATGTGACAAAGGGAACTGTGACAACTGTGGAATCGGTAATAGAGACCAAATTTTTCATTACACGCAT GGGGCGGAAAGTCGAGGATCCAGATATGTTGGAAACAATAAGGCTCACCATCATTAACAACCTTCTGAAGTATCATCCG GAATCCAGTGAGCGGCTTGCTATGGGTGAGGCTTTTGGAATTAAAGCTCCAGAGAAGAAG CTTGATGTTGATATTGCCACACATATCCATATAACAGATGATGGGCCCAAAAGAAG CATGCTTTATATAGAGACAGCAGATCGACCTGGGTTGTTAATGGAAATCATCAAGATCATGGGTGATTGCAATGTCTATGTCGAATCAGCAGAAATTGATACAGAA GGATTGGTAGCAAAGGATAAGTTTCATGTTAGCTACAGCGGAGCCGCACTAAATGACTCTCTGTCACAG gttcttataAACTGTCTACGCTACTACCTACGAAGACCCGAAACTGATGAAGATAGTTATTAA